From the Telopea speciosissima isolate NSW1024214 ecotype Mountain lineage chromosome 9, Tspe_v1, whole genome shotgun sequence genome, the window AAAAATGACATGACTGGGttagtcaaataagactcggtatttttacccgagtcatgacaaactcgacgagtttagtcatttaaaaaaaatccataaaaccGGTTCACTTAAAATTTGAGTTGAGTAAATAGTAGATCCGTATTCTAGAACAATAAGAAACACTCAACTCTTCGActctcttctcttgttcaatggtataaactcaaaatgtattgatatgtgattcattattttaattggctttttcccatattttttctattttttactaatttatacatatttattaaggaaatttacgaaacaccccctgaaaatgggtcaaaactcggatcaccccctgaaatttgaaaatactcagatcaccccctctatacTAACGGAGTtggtctgctgttagttattgatgtaaaaagactgttttacccttgtactaaatcattagaattaaatttacaatattaccctttccttcatcttcaacctaatttCATCCTCTTACTCACACCTGTAAGTTCGCCGGAGAGTCGccggagagaaggaaaaaaacaaaaaaatcaagagACAACGGTCTCCATTGgaaaattttggggttttgattTAGTCGGAAACGGTATATGGCCGGAGGATCATCCatcaagaaaaccctaaatctcatatttttcaaaagcCCAAGAAGCAGAACTGCAGCTTCCCCAATCCACTTCAAATCCCATGATGCAAGCCGTCACAAACCAACCTGTATGAGTTGCCATTGAAGCAAGCAGCAATGCATTCCAGTTCTATTCAGAGGTACGTATATAATTTATCTCCATCTAAAACAAAATGAGAAAACAGAGGATCTGGAATTTTGTTTTCGTTCTCAATTAAAAAGTGTGATATAGTTCCTACCAATCCAAAATTAGTATTTAATTAATATGTaatataaaaattgaaaaggtTCGAAACTAAAATAACTCTGCAAATGTGATGATTGATGATCAACACAGGGGGTATTCACTGGACCTTGCAGAACAGAGCTGGATCATGGGGTAGCGATTGTTGGGTATGGAACAATTGTTGATGGGACTAAGTACTGGATTGTGAGGAACTCATGGGGAGCTGAATGGGGAGAGCAAGGTTACATTAGAATGCAGCGTGACGTCTCAGCCAAAGAGGGACTGTGGGGCATAGCCATGGAAGCTTCTTATCCCATAAAAAACTCTTCTAAACAAGTTCTAAAGGGCGAACTCTAAGAAGTGAGGATTGAGTGTATCATCTCAAAATTGCAGAGTTATTTCAGGCCATTCACGGCGTTTCCTTGATGCAGAACCCTAAGGGTTTCATTTGTCTTTCTGtcgatttggggaaaaagagggaatattcccctcTGATTCCCCTCATCCttataaacttcaaaaaaattggggtttttagatcAAAGGTTAAAAAGTAACTTCACATTAAccaaagggtagtttagggttttcaaaaaacttaactagctgacttcatcacttaactaacggtagggttgaatctgagtattgggctctattccagggggtgatctgagtattttcaaattttagggggtgatctgagtttcgacccatttttagggggtgtttcataaatttcctatttattatattaaaattttaaaaaagtgACTCGCCTTGACCGGATTTGACAAGACCGAATCaccaaatttttataaaagatgagtcaagtcagaaaacctgattttccaactatggttttAAGTAGCCGAGTGAGTAATTTACCTTCAAACTCATGATTCTTTCTCATATAACTTTCCAAACAATGATTGCATCACGGACAATTAATGATCCCTCTCCCAAAACCTATATACTTATGTAGTGCTATTTAGagtttgggagagggttctttgagtaTGAAGGGTACACTACAccttctcatatttttttttaaaatcattgtttctttctcttaaaaattatatgagaaaaaaaacattGCCTCGCCATGTGGTCTCTATGCATAGAATCAGGAGAGCACGGATTTACTGCTCCACCTTCTATAAAGTGTAAAATCTTATCCATGTTGATGTCTCTGCGTGTACTCTTGTTGGCCCTCGCACTAATGGAGAGGCTATATGATCAGATAATGATCTTTTGTTCAAAATTAATATGATAATACATGTGAGAAGGCGCAATGTACTCCTTAAGCTTAGATAACATTTTCCCATAAGACTATAATCAAGTCTTTAGATTGAGAAATAGTGGGTGTCAGATTAGATGGTCCCTAGTTTAAGTATAGTGAGTTGGTTGTAAATTGATTGTTACGTGTATCCCAACAAATCCATACATATTATATCATTAGTTAAAGCTCttggaaatttttatttattgaatttctGACACAATATTGGGTGGAAATATTAGGAAAAGGATAATAACATGTTACGTGCCTATCATGGTTATGTATTTAAGATTATATTATTGTAATTTTGTTGTGTATGTAGTAGTTATTTAGCTTTGGTGGAATATTAGTTGTCTAGTCACAATGGAGGTTCAGATGGTTATGTAACTTATCATGTGAACGTCATTAGCAATTGTGCAAATTGTATTACGTGGtctgtaccaaaaaaaaaatgttgtgtCTCTATATTTCTCTTGTGAGAAAAAAAGGTTCGACTACCTCCTAATAGGTCAAGGAGTTACtgttttgtcattaaaataaatctatcaaactatttctattttatctcttatttaagTGTGCGTGATTTAACATTTCAATGTTAGACTCCTTTTGACTTTCTTTGGTTGCTACTAAAAGGAAGTGTAAAAGGAAGTGAACTGAccttataaaaagaaaaggaaaattttacaagGATAATTGTTTAACATAACTAAAGCTTTTATTATCTATGGTAGATATATTTTTCAAGGGAGATGATTGTTTGAGTGAACAACATAGGTGAGCACACTAATGAGATGCAACAAAATGGCTTTTGTGCATCATAAGGCAACAAAGTCATTTAATGCGACGAGGAGAGGGATAGACTAAGATGGTGTTCGTACCCTACCTCAATGGCTGAGAGCCTCATAGAACCtttcctcatttttttaatgtaaaatttGTTATActtttcaaataaaaagaatttgattacaaagtaaaatgaaatttaatgaTTAAATTTAGCATATTTTGGAATTAATTACATCATGTAAAGTAACAATTTTTGTAATGTTTGtttagttttgatttgatttgagttCTCTTATATTTCTCTTACCCCAAACAGAGCCGCACAATGTAAGAAATGATCTGTGAAACAGATTAGTTTGGTGGGTTTGTGGTGTTCAACCTTGGCATTCTAACATCTGTTGAAGCTGAGGGCTATGGATTAGAGCAAATGTTGGTATTAGAACAAAGCAAGGCATCCAACAAATCAACACAACaagtgtctttattttttatcttttattttcttttttaggagCAGTATAATATAGATTTTCACCCATCTATATGTCTTTTGGCTTGTTTCAAAAGACATCCATTATCATCAAGTTGCAAACTTCAACAATTCGTGGTTGGAAGAGCTGTGACGACTTCAACAAATTCGTTTCTATGTTGTTAGTAATTTGATCATAGAGTAATGGTAGTgtaaataccaagttgtaaGCCTCATCAGTTCGGATTTGGCAGAATTATAATGACTTCAACAAATACGTACTGCAACGTAACCaatttaattcttcttcttcttgacatTGCATACTTTGCATTTTTTtgaaagtccttggattacctAAGCACTGGTAGAATCCATCTTCAcctgaggcaaaattagaaTAGTTTCCTCAACGGTCTCAAGACTGAAGTAAAATTTGGGGAAATAGAACTAGGGAGGGGGATCGTAATCAGGCTGCGTGTCTCTGCATGATCGCTATCATACAGAGACATTCAACAATGATCgaatttttcatttcacgaGGGAGAGGGGTAGGGCATAGATGCCACACAGTCACACACCATGTTTCTTTAGATGGGAATCGGGGAGAAGAGAACTGAGTAAATAACTCACCATGCCCACCTAGTACTTGATGGGCAATTAGCAGAaagaagagtttttttttttttggtatagaAGAGATCTTAGTTGAAATATCCATATTCAATAATTTGGGCTCAAAAGGTGTTTGGTTGGGAATAATCGCCATAAAAATTATACTATGGGTAAATGCCCCTAGGTACCTAAGGTTTTGACAAATTATATTTTAGATACCTATCGTTGCACAAATTGTGTTTGGGATATCTAAATTGTATTATAATTAACAGATTCGctgaatttttttctattttcaatttttacccttacaaataatttttttaatataaaaccTAATGGGACCCCACATCAccatctcctcttcttttcttcatcgtcttcctcctcctcttgcaaCCCCCCGGCCCCCTCCCCTGCTGCAAcccaatccaacccaacccaacccaatccaaTCCCACTGCACGATGCCGCACCAGACTACCGAATCATGTACGTAATAGAGTAAACATGGCTTAaggttcttttatttattttaattttgtatttaacgtttcatttttttaaagctTATTTAATATTTCATAGCACAAGGCTCAATATCTGATGGGGACGATACCGATTTAAGGCTGACATCGATACCGATATTAGGTACCTTCTCACAACCTCTATTCGGATTGGTAACTATATCATTTCAAATTGACAATATGGCAATGATTTAGTGATTACTGATATGGAGTCATgacttctacccaaaaaaagataTGGGGTCATGACATTGATTTAGTGGTATAACGCTAAGATGGCAATATAGCAATTTGGCACCATGGCAGTGATTTTGCGATATGAGATTACAAATTTACAATgggattgaataaaaaaataaaaataaattgatgATCTCCACTTAAGTTTTCACACGTTTGTCTGATTAGTAAGGTAAGCCCAtgagcccaagcccaagcccagccAAACCCATCAAGGCTGAAcctgttcttttttttgtttttgtttttggtaataGGAGGTATCCGACCACTAAATCCCCAAGGGCTCGTGAACGACGTTACAACACACACGAACCGGGAGATACTGGGGCCCCCATTTTCACCACAGAGTTTCCTCtgaggcgggtggccccaaagGGGAAGTCGAAGTCTAACTTAGAaccttcagcttccttaggcCTCGTCCCTTGCCAACTGCCAACTGCGCTGCCCGTTGGGGTTGGCTGAACCTGTTCTTATTTATACAGATTCTGTGGGTATTTGTCATTCGATCCATGCTTTCAAGTCATCGGCATAAACAGAGTATTATTTGGAGCTATGCTTCCAAGTTCCACCTAAAGATGCTAACCACTCACTGTACCAGCACTCACAACAATGGCTTCTGTTGAGAATCATTCTTCCCCTTAGTTAGGACTCACTTTTTAAAGTTAATTCTTTAACAACCCAACAAGCCCTTAAAGTTACTCAGTTTTAAGTCAGTACTAAACGAAATCAAATTACTGAATGTGGCTTCTTgagctttaccaaaaaaaaaaaaaaaaagaatgtggCTTCTTGAGGAGTAAATCagtgttaaaaaaaatttctctgatGATATTCCACAGTTTCCAGCCTCACTTTACATTGCAAAGAAATCTCTGATGTTAAAAATCTAACCCTTTTCctattttcctactttctacatCTAACTGCCGCTGCTGCTCTATACAACATTGTTTTTCTACCTGTTACTACTTCGTTCATTTCCTTTCCTAAACTTTCTGGTTTCTGTTTcgtgttttcttcttctttgtttacaCATATAGTCACAATTTAAGCAAAGCATTCCCTACCCAAGACTCCCAAGAGCCTTTTAGCTTCTGCGAGCTCTCTTCCTTGCCTTAACCGGAACCTCGGCCCGCTTCCGAGCACCTCCCCGTCCAGCCTTCGCCGGCCGACCAACGCCTTTCTTTACAGGCGGTGTGGAATCCGCCGGAGAAGAAGCGGCATCTCGTGCCTTCTTATCTTCTCGCGGCTGAGTACCCGCAAATACTTTCCCACCATCAACCACTTTGCGGTTGTAGGGGCGCGCACTTCGAGGCTTCACCGTGGGGTTACGCTTAGGCGATTGAGTGACGACGGGAGCGGGAGCGGGAGCGGGAGCGGGAACGGGAGCAGgaacaacagcagcagcttCTGTGGTTGTGGTTGCATCCACGGTAGGTATGACGACGACGGCGGCGCTATCTGGGGTTTTGTCCTTGGGAATTTGCCGGAAAAAATTTCCTGCGAGATCCCTAAGAGAGAGAGCTGACTTGTATTGGCGTGTGTTCTTGGGGTAGAAGACCACCGCGTTGTTGGCAAGCAGAAGAACGTCGCGGTACAGTTCTATGGTTGTCGTGATCGAACGCTCCATGATCCTCGATCTTATCGTCTCCATGTCTAGATGCCGTCTCACGCTTCTCTTGTACCTCGCTCGTCTCTGTTAATTGTAAATACAAAAAAAGATCAGGGGTAGTTTAGtcataaaatatttaaattgggcttgggcttgggcttgggtgCAGAACAGAAGAAGTGTACCATTTTTACCTGGCTGTCAAGCCGGCGACGGAAGGTGGAAGCACAATCGTGTTCCATCAGCGAATCCAAAATTCTCATAAGCTCTAAGCCATGACCTTGCTCTGCAACCTCATCACCCTCGCGATTACTCCGATTGTCTGTTGCATCTTCTTTAACTGGGACAGTGACGGCGACATTGCCGGAGGTGGAGACATCATTTTCGCCAACACTCCCTTCCTTGACGTCCCTACTGCCACTAGTAGCAGGAGTTgtagtaatagtagtagtagtagtggtaGTAGtattagtagtagtagtagtacagttcttcctctttctcttccctctccTCTTCCTTACACATCCTCCTCGGGCACCCACAATATCTTCCACccgcggcggcggcggcggcggcttCTCATCGACGTACGCTGTTGTCTTCTCTCCCTCTGTATCCACAgatggttctggttctggttcagGTTCTGGTTCTTGTTTTACAATATTGTTTTCTTGAGGTGAGGACTCCACTACTGCCGGCACCTGACATTTGGGAGACCATATGGTGGGATTTTCCTCTGTGAAACTACCAGCAGACAGACCATCCTTCGATGATACCTCCTTGCCCGAGGAATCCGCTGCTTCCGATGAGTTTCCAATGGTTAACGGCGATTCTGTCCGACTGG encodes:
- the LOC122638640 gene encoding uncharacterized protein LOC122638640 — its product is MTETENAMPWGTWEELLLGGAVLRHGTRAWEDIAAELQARSLHPCSFTAEVCKAKYEDLQERFCGSTAWFEKLRKQRVAELKRELEISEDSIGSLESKLESLKAEREGSRPVDYDSSRTESPLTIGNSSEAADSSGKEVSSKDGLSAGSFTEENPTIWSPKCQVPAVVESSPQENNIVKQEPEPEPEPEPSVDTEGEKTTAYVDEKPPPPPPRVEDIVGARGGCVRKRRGKRKRKNCTTTTTNTTTATSGSRDVKEGSVGENDVSTSGNVAVTVPVKEDATDNRSNREGDEVAEQGHGLELMRILDSLMEHDCASTFRRRLDSQRRARYKRSVRRHLDMETIRSRIMERSITTTIELYRDVLLLANNAVVFYPKNTRQYKSALSLRDLAGNFFRQIPKDKTPDSAAVVVIPTVDATTTTEAAAVVPAPVPAPAPAPAPVVTQSPKRNPTVKPRSARPYNRKVVDGGKVFAGTQPREDKKARDAASSPADSTPPVKKGVGRPAKAGRGGARKRAEVPVKARKRARRS